The following is a genomic window from Thermoanaerobacterales bacterium.
CGATAAGAACACAGGTGAGGACGGCCGCTAGGGCAGATCCCCCGCCAGGCTCAGAAGCTCTGTCGCCAGTTCCCGGTACGTCAAGTCTCTGGCCCGGGGCCGGGCGATAACGACATAATCCATTCCCGGGCGGAAGGATTCCGGGTGAAGGCGGCAGATCTCCTTTAACACCCTCCGCAGGCGGTTCCGCACCACGGCCTTGCCGACCTTCTTGCTTACCGTAAACCCGAAACGGGTTGTCCCCACCTCGCCCGCCAGGCCGTAAACCACCAGGGCCGGGCCCACCCGTGAGGCGCCCCTGGCAAAAATCCTGCGGAAGTCCTTGTTGTCCTTGATGGTTATTATTCCCATACAGGGCCAGCGCCATCCAGTATATTTTCCCCTTCCGTAACGGGTACGCCGTTAGAAAAAAGGCCACTTAACTATAAGCGGCCTTAGGCTGACAGAC
Proteins encoded in this region:
- the rnpA gene encoding ribonuclease P protein component, whose product is MGIITIKDNKDFRRIFARGASRVGPALVVYGLAGEVGTTRFGFTVSKKVGKAVVRNRLRRVLKEICRLHPESFRPGMDYVVIARPRARDLTYRELATELLSLAGDLP